ATCACGCCGCCCTGCTTGCCATAGTGGAAGTGCACGTCGTCGAAGCGTACGCCGCCCTGTCGAACCTCAAGGGGCTTGGCGCCTTCGCGGTCGAGCACGTGGCGCGGCTGGACGATGGTCTGCATGCCGTCCTGCACGGTGCCGACGTTCTCGAAGATGCCGTTGACTACCCACATGATCCACTCGGCCATGTTGTTGATGCGGATCACCAGGCCCAGCGCCAGGGCGATGGCGCCGGTGCTGATCAGCGATTCGCTCCACAGCCACAGGGCCAGGGCGCCGGTGCCGACGATCAGCAGGCCGTTCATGCAGGTGATCAGGAAATCCAGGCTGGTGATGGTGCGCGACTGCAGGCGGAACTTGTCGAGCAGCTCCTGCATGGCCTCGCGGGCGTAGGTTTCTTCCTCTCGGGAATGGGCGAACAGCTTGAGCGTGGCCACGTTGCTGTAGCCATCGACCACCCGACCCATGACCTTGGAGCGCGCCGCCGAGGCTGCGGCCGAACGCTCCTTGATGCGCGGCACGAAATACCAGAGTGCCGCGCTGTAGCCGATGATCCACAGCGTCAGCGGCACGATCAGCCGCAGGTCGGCGGCGGCGAACAGGTACAGCGCGCTGCCGGCATAGACCACCACGTGCCACAGGGCGTCGATCACCTGCATGGCCGAGTCGCGCAGTGACGGGCCGGTCTGCATGACGCGCTGGGCGATGCGCCCGGCGAAGTCGTGCTGGAAGAAGTTCAGGCTCTGCTTGAGCACGTAGCGGTGGTTCTGCCAGCGGATCAGGTTGGTCAGCCCCGGGTTGATCGCCTGGTGCGTCAACAGGTTGTGCAGGCCGAATACCAGCGGCCTGATGATCAGCGCCACCAGGGCCATCCACAGCAGCTCGCCCTGGTGCTCGGCGAAGAAGGTGCGGGCGTCGGCGGTTGCCTGGGCCATGTCGATCAGCTGGCCGAGAAAGCTGAACAGCGCCACCTCGATCACCGCGGCGAAGAAGCCGACGATCAGCACCACCACCATCAACGGCCAAACCTGCTTCAGGTAATGGGCGTAGAACCGCAGCATGCCGCTGGGCGGCGCCACGTCGGGGCTGGGTTTGAAGACGTCGATGAGGTTTTCGAAGCGGCGAAACAACATGGGGTGCAGTCTGCTCTGGCGGATGAGGGGTGGTTGCGGGTAACGAAGGCTGCCGAGGGGGCAGGAGCGCAGGGCGCTGAGGTAACCCACGCGCTCAGGCACGTGGGTTACCAGGGGAGGGTAGCAGTATCAGAGGCGCTTGGCGTCGAGAATCACCACCGGGTCGATCGGCACGTTCTGCTGGCCGGCGCGGTTGGCGGTGCGCACCTGGGCGATACGGTCGACCACTTCCATGCCGCGGGTCACCTTGCCGAACACCGCGTAGCCGAAGTCGCGCGAGCCGTGATCCAGGAAGGCGTTGTCGGTGTGGTTGATGAAGAACTGGCTGGTGGCCGAGTCGCGTACCTGGGTACGGGCCATGGCCAGGGTGCCGCGCACGTTGTGCAGGCCGTTGTCGGCTTCGTTCTTGATCGGTGCCTGGGTCTGCTTCTGGCGCAGGTTCTCGTCGAAGCCGCCGCCCTGCACCATGAAGCCTGGAATCACGCGGTGAAACACGGTGCCCTTGTAGAAGCCGCTGTCCACGTAGGCGAGAAAGTTCCGGGTACTGATCGGCGCTTTCTGCTCGTCGAGCTGCACTTCGATTTCACCCAGGCTGGTGGTCAGCAGCACGGTAGGGTTTTCCGCGGCCATCAGGTGGGCGGTGAACAGCAGCGAGCAGGCGGTAAGGGCGAGTTTCTTCAACATCGGTCTAGTCCTTGGATGAGGTGGCGGCAGTGTTTTCGACTTCCTGCAGAAAGGCAAGCAGGCTGCGGTTGAAGTGTTCGGGCTGGTCGAGCGACCTGGCATGCCGAGAGTCGCTTGTCCGGCAAGCAGGCGTCGGGCAACCCGGCGGATACAGGTCGGCTGGTGCGCGGCCGGCAGGTAGTCGGTCCGGGCACCAGGGTAGGACAGGCGATGCGGTGCAGGCGTTCAGGTACGCCTCAGGCCGTGGAACGCTGCCCGAAGCAGGCAGGGACAGCGCTCAGGCCGGCGAAACGAGCGCGGCGTCGAGCGGCGCCGCATCGAAGCGCTGGATCAGATCGGTAAGGATCTGCGTGGCCGGGCCCAGGGCCTTGTCCTTGCTGGCGTAGAGAAAGAACACCGGCTTGCGGTTGCCGCCCTTGTCCAGCGGCAGCGGCTTGAGCAGGCCATCCTTGAGTTCGCGTTCGATCATGTGCCGCGGCAGCCAGGCGAAGCCCAGGCCGCTGCCGACGAAGGTGGCCGCCGTGGCCAGGCTGCCCACCGTCCAGCGCTGCTCGGCGCCGAGCCAGCCCATATCGCGGGGCTGGTGGCGCCCGGAGTCGCGGATCACCACCTGCATCTGGGTTTCCAGGTCCTGGAAATTGAGCTCGCGCTGCAGGCGATGCAGCGGGTGATCGGGATGGGCCACGGCGAGGAATTCCACCGGGCTCATTTCCGAGCCGAGAAAGCCTGGAATGTTGTAGGCGCTGATCGCCAGGTCGGCGACACCTTCCTTGAGCACCTCCTCGACGCCGGACAGCACCTCCTCGCGCAGGCGCACGCGGCAGCCGCGGCTCTGCGGCATGAAGGCGGTCAGGGCACGGACCAGGCGGGCGCTGGGGTAGGCGGCGTCGACCACCAGTCGCACTTCGGCCTCCCAGCCCTGTTCCATATGGTGCGCCAGGTCTTCGAGCTGACTGGCCTGCTTGACCAGTTGCCGGGAACGGCGCAGCAGCACGTCGCCGGCTTCGGTGAGCACCGCCTTGCGCCCGTCGATGCGCAGCAGCGGCACGCCCAGTTGCTCCTGCATGCGCGCCACGGTGTAGCTGACCGAGGATTGCGAGCGGTGCAGCACCTCGGCCGCCTGGGCGAAGCCGCCATGATCGACCACGGCCTGCAGGGTACGCCATTGGTCGAGGGTAACGCGTGGAGCCTTCATCTGTTCTCCTTGACCAGCGGCTGTGCACGAACAGGCCCTGGCTCTAAACTGACGGCTCACCTCGGAGGTTGGCCATGAAAAAACTCTGTTGCGCACTGATCGCCTGCTTGCCGCTGGCGGTGCAGGCCTATCCCATCGAACTGGAAAAGCAGTTCAACGGTGCCGAAGTGTCGGCGAGTACCCAGGAAATCGATCACAACATGGCCGCCGTGCGGGTGCAGAACTACGGTCAGCAGGCCGCTTCCTGCAAGGCGGTGTTTCGTAACGGCCCCGAAGCGCCGCGTACTCGTAGCGTCAAGCTGGCGGCCGGGCAGAGCGGCAACCTCACGGTGAAGTTCGCGCGCAGCATCATCCGCCTGCGCGTGCAACTCGACTGCCAGCCTCAATAGGCGGATCAGACTAGGGTCAGCGGCTGGACAAATCAACTTCATCGATGATTACCCGCGGATAATCATCGTTTCTTATCGGATACCAGCCAGGCAGCCTCCCGCTGGCGCAGGGTGCTGTCAGCCGCCTCAGGGGGCGGCATGCCGTGCGGATTGTCTGTCGGCCGGCGAACCGTTATGGTGCGCCGCCCATCCGTGCAGCGCTGCTCGCCTGACGGTCCGCGCTGTCGCTGCGGCCTGAGCGGCTGAACGGCACGGGTGACTTTCCTATCTTCGAGGTGCGCGATGACCCTTTCCGGACCCGGCGTGCTGTTCTCTGTCAGCGCCTCGATCCTCTTCGCCCTGATTCCCGGCTACGTGCAGATGCTCACGCCGCTGGATGGTTTCCAGGTATTCGCCCAGCGTGTGCTGTGGTCGATTCCGGCCGTGCTGTTGCTGCTCACCCTGTTGCGTCAGTGGCCGTTGCTGCTGAGCGCCCTGCAGCGCCTGGGCCGCGAGCCGCTGCTGCTGGCCGCATTGCCATTGGCGGCGGCGCTGATCGGCCTGCAGTGGTTCCTGTTCGTGTGGGCACCGCTGACCGGCCATATGCTCGACGTATCCCTGGGTTATTTCCTGCTGCCACTGGCCATGGTGCTGGCGGGTCGGGTGTTCTATGGCGAGCGCCTGCGCCCGCTGCAGCGGCTCGCCGTGGCCTGCGCCTTGGCCGGGGTGCTCCACGAGCTGTGGCAGTCCCAGGCATTTTCCTGGGTCACCCTGGTCACGGCTCTGGGCTATCCGCCGTATTTCATGCTGCGCCGCTGGATGCGCCTGGACGCGCTGCCGGGGCTGGTGCTGGAGATGCTGGTGATGGCGCCCCTGGCCATCTGGCTGATCGTCTACTGGGCGCCGGCCGGCATGTTCGTCGAGCATCCGCGCCTGTGGTGGATGGTGCCCGGCATGGCGCTGCTGGGCACCATCGCCCTGGCCCTCATGATGGCCTCGTCACGCCTGCTGCCGCTGGGTCTGTTCGGCATTCTCAGCTACGTGGAGCCGGTGTTGTTGTTCATGTTCAGCCTGCTGTTTCTCGGCGAACGGTTCGATCCGGACCAGTTCATGACCTATCTGCCGATCTGGGTGGCCGTGGTGTTGGTGGGCTGGGACAGTGGTCGGCTGCTGATCAAACAGCGGCGCCGGCAGACGCTGGCCTGAGTTCTTTCGGCTGCTGGCTAGAGAAAGCATTCGGCCCCGAGGCGCGAACGCGGTAACCTATGCGGCTGATTTAGCATTTGCATCGAGGTTGCCCCCGTGTTTGCCCAATTTGCCCTGCATGAACGCCTGCTCAAAGCCGTGGCCGAGCTCAAATTCACCGAGCCGACCCCGGTGCAGGCCGCTGCCATTCCACCGGCACTGGAAGGCAAGGACCTGCGGGTGATCGCCCAGACGGGGAGCGGCAAGACCGCCGCCTTCGTATTGCCGATGCTCAATCGCCTGCTCGGTGACGGCAGTTCCAATGCCCGGGTCAGCGTGCGTGCACTGATCCTGCTGCCGACCCGCGAACTGGCCCAGCAGACCCTCAAGGAAGTCGAGCGCTTCGCCCAGTACACCTTCATCAAGGCGGGGCTGATCACCGGCGGCGAGGATTTCAAGGTGCAGGCCGCCATGCTGCG
Above is a genomic segment from Pseudomonas argentinensis containing:
- a CDS encoding ABC transporter ATP-binding protein; translated protein: MLFRRFENLIDVFKPSPDVAPPSGMLRFYAHYLKQVWPLMVVVLIVGFFAAVIEVALFSFLGQLIDMAQATADARTFFAEHQGELLWMALVALIIRPLVFGLHNLLTHQAINPGLTNLIRWQNHRYVLKQSLNFFQHDFAGRIAQRVMQTGPSLRDSAMQVIDALWHVVVYAGSALYLFAAADLRLIVPLTLWIIGYSAALWYFVPRIKERSAAASAARSKVMGRVVDGYSNVATLKLFAHSREEETYAREAMQELLDKFRLQSRTITSLDFLITCMNGLLIVGTGALALWLWSESLISTGAIALALGLVIRINNMAEWIMWVVNGIFENVGTVQDGMQTIVQPRHVLDREGAKPLEVRQGGVRFDDVHFHYGKQGGVISGLNIAIGPGEKIGLVGPSGAGKSTLVNLLLRLYDLESGRILIDGQDIAEVSQESLRANIGVVTQDTSLLHRSIRDNLRYGRPEASDEELWAAARKARADGFIATLDDSQGGQGFEAQVGERGVKLSGGQRQRIAIARVLLKDAPILVLDEATSALDSEVESAIQESLDSLMDGKTVIAIAHRLSTIARMDRLVVIDKGQVIETGTHAELIARGGLYARLWQHQTGGFVGVD
- the rarD gene encoding EamA family transporter RarD: MTLSGPGVLFSVSASILFALIPGYVQMLTPLDGFQVFAQRVLWSIPAVLLLLTLLRQWPLLLSALQRLGREPLLLAALPLAAALIGLQWFLFVWAPLTGHMLDVSLGYFLLPLAMVLAGRVFYGERLRPLQRLAVACALAGVLHELWQSQAFSWVTLVTALGYPPYFMLRRWMRLDALPGLVLEMLVMAPLAIWLIVYWAPAGMFVEHPRLWWMVPGMALLGTIALALMMASSRLLPLGLFGILSYVEPVLLFMFSLLFLGERFDPDQFMTYLPIWVAVVLVGWDSGRLLIKQRRRQTLA
- a CDS encoding 3-phosphoglycerate kinase codes for the protein MKKLCCALIACLPLAVQAYPIELEKQFNGAEVSASTQEIDHNMAAVRVQNYGQQAASCKAVFRNGPEAPRTRSVKLAAGQSGNLTVKFARSIIRLRVQLDCQPQ
- a CDS encoding LysR family transcriptional regulator codes for the protein MKAPRVTLDQWRTLQAVVDHGGFAQAAEVLHRSQSSVSYTVARMQEQLGVPLLRIDGRKAVLTEAGDVLLRRSRQLVKQASQLEDLAHHMEQGWEAEVRLVVDAAYPSARLVRALTAFMPQSRGCRVRLREEVLSGVEEVLKEGVADLAISAYNIPGFLGSEMSPVEFLAVAHPDHPLHRLQRELNFQDLETQMQVVIRDSGRHQPRDMGWLGAEQRWTVGSLATAATFVGSGLGFAWLPRHMIERELKDGLLKPLPLDKGGNRKPVFFLYASKDKALGPATQILTDLIQRFDAAPLDAALVSPA
- a CDS encoding peptidylprolyl isomerase; translation: MLKKLALTACSLLFTAHLMAAENPTVLLTTSLGEIEVQLDEQKAPISTRNFLAYVDSGFYKGTVFHRVIPGFMVQGGGFDENLRQKQTQAPIKNEADNGLHNVRGTLAMARTQVRDSATSQFFINHTDNAFLDHGSRDFGYAVFGKVTRGMEVVDRIAQVRTANRAGQQNVPIDPVVILDAKRL